A genomic segment from Brevundimonas mediterranea encodes:
- a CDS encoding SMP-30/gluconolactonase/LRE family protein, translating to MSETKPTSPELVWDVRAELGEGPVWDAERKAVWFVDIKGRKLHRYTSGSGETALWDSPDQTGFALPAEDGSLVYGVGGGLHRFDPETGVFTMIQPVEADRPQNRVRP from the coding sequence ATGAGCGAAACGAAGCCGACCTCCCCGGAACTGGTCTGGGACGTCCGGGCGGAGCTGGGCGAGGGGCCAGTATGGGACGCCGAGCGCAAGGCGGTGTGGTTCGTCGACATCAAGGGTCGAAAGCTGCATCGTTATACGTCCGGGAGCGGCGAGACCGCCTTGTGGGACTCGCCGGACCAGACCGGCTTCGCCCTGCCGGCCGAGGACGGTTCGCTGGTCTACGGCGTCGGTGGCGGCCTGCATCGATTCGACCCGGAAACGGGCGTCTTCACCATGATCCAGCCGGTCGAGGCGGACCGGCCGCAGAACCGCGTCCGTCCGTGA